From a single Oncorhynchus nerka isolate Pitt River linkage group LG11, Oner_Uvic_2.0, whole genome shotgun sequence genomic region:
- the LOC135574045 gene encoding zinc finger protein 184-like, with product MANFNGVVFHTQIASIMEVLANAAVAEICKLVDDDYAVFRLDISQSQKQNRALRRKLQLLERERVLASRPSSGKIIDRYRGMARGEGHLAGGHRKPVGHNTWRDDQPIPVNEGSGTSTQHIIRIEPADAENAGPGVKQERSEGEEDPQHSRDIQTGAAGVPPIATEDHSTSPAQPRIRRSITEVNGTLNTVLKSETDTKILLVTHRLLHPGSDRRSDPERLGPGRLGCPPAPGSEYLPVFHQNQRMGHSRGDGDTLDTGGDDLSCSYTTEMDPGNISLGLETQTDLSRGDWIQYSSSIYSEGCLDKKGENLVVDEVTVKVEGDIPPTWNADSHLGDGHSQGRDFLDYRESIETNVNVATHSPLHAFRDCDLLSTSMGPSDSHTSILFDQELNSNDRARAQAQGGRVTSGNSKEKRFLCMFCNKGFSCPQKVEIHQRVHTGEKPFSCTKCHMRFTEAGNLKRHQRVHTGEKPFSCTQCHMRFAQAGDLKRHQRVHTGEKPYSCPQCEKRFSQQQQLKMHLKVHV from the exons ATGGCTAATTTTAACGGtgtggtttttcacactcaaatagcctccatTATGGAGGTTCTAGCGAAtgcagccgtggcagagatctgtaaactcgtagacgacgactatgcagtgtttcgtttggaCATTTCTCAAAGCCAAAAACAAAACAGGGCGTTGCGGAGGAAACTACAGCTACTGGAACGGGAGCGCGTCCTCGCCAGTCGTCCCAGTAGTGGCAAGATCATCGATCGATACAGAGGAATGGCAAGAG GTGAAGGACATCTCGCGGGAGGTCACAGGAAGCCAGTGGGACACAATACATGGAGAGATGACCAACCAATCCCTGTTAATGAGGggagtggaacctcaacccagcACATTATCAGGATAGAg CCAGCAGATGCAGAGAATGCAGGTCCTGGGGTCAAgcaggagaggtctgaaggagaggaggacccacagcacagcagagacatccagactggAGCGGCTGGAGTGCCCCCTATAGCCACGGAGGACCACTCCACCTCCCCAGCGCAGCCCAGGATCCGACGCAGCATCACGGAGGTCAATGGAACGCTGAACACTGTCCTCAAGTCAGAGACCGACACCAAGATTTTACTTGTAACACACAGGCTCTTACACCCAGGATCTGACCGCAGATCAGACCCAGAGAGATTGGGGCCGGGGAGACTGGGCTGTCCTCCTGCTCCTGGGTCAGAGTATTTACCGGTATTTCACCAGAACCAGAGGATGGGTCATTCCCGTGGAGATGGTGACACGTTAGACACTGGTGGTGATGATCTGTCTTGTTCTTACACTACAGAGATGGACCCTGGCAACATATCCTTGGGTTTAGAGACACAGACTGATCTGTCTAGAGGGGACTGGAtccagtacagtagtagtatatACTCTGAAGGGTGCCTAGATAAGAAAGGGGAGAATCTGGTCGTAGATGAAGTAACTGTGAAAGTGGAGGGCGACATTCCTCCCACATGGAATGCAGATAGTCACCTAGGAGATGGACACTCACAGGGCAGAGATTTCTTAGATTACAGGGAAAGTATAGAGACGAATGTTAATGTCGCGACCCACTCCCCTTTACACGCGTTCAGGGATTGTGACCTActgtccacatcgatgggaccttCAGATTCACACACAAGCATCCTTTTCGATCAGGAATTGAACTCAAACGACAGGGCGAGAGCCCAGGCTCAGGGAGGGCGAGTCACATCAGGCAATAGTAAAGAGAAACggttcctctgcatgttctgtaacaaaggcttcagctgcccccagaaggtggagatccaccagagggtccacacaggggagaagcccttCAGCTGTACCAAGTGTCACATGCGCTTCACCGAGGCTGGCAActtgaagaggcaccagagggtccacacgggggaaaaacccttcagctgtacccagtgtcacatgcGCTTCGCCCAGGCTGGagacctgaagaggcaccagagggtccacacaggggagaaaccctacagctgcccccagtgtgagaagaggttctcccaACAGCAGCAGctgaagatgcacctgaaggtccacGTGTGA